From the Streptomyces nodosus genome, the window GACCGGAAGAAGATCATGGCATCGTCGAGGTTCTCGATCGTGGTGACGACGACGTCCGCGGCGGCGTCCCGCAGTCGCTTCTCCACCGGCTCGTCGGCGTCCGCGAAGGCGTCCAGACGTTCCTGCTGGACGCGCAGCACCCGCGCGTACACCTCGTGCAGCAGATCGTCCTTGGAGCCGAAGTAGTGGTACAGCGCCCCCTTGGTGACGCCGGCCGCCTCCACGATCTCCTGCACGGAGGTGCGGTCGTACCCCCGGTCGGCGAAGAGCCGGGTGGCGGCGGCCAGCAGCCGCTGCGGGACGGGCGTACCGTCCCCGTCCGTCGTTCTGGGCACTGCCGCCACCTGCCTTTCCTCGAGGTCCGCCGGCGATGAGGTCCACCGG encodes:
- a CDS encoding TetR/AcrR family transcriptional regulator gives rise to the protein MPRTTDGDGTPVPQRLLAAATRLFADRGYDRTSVQEIVEAAGVTKGALYHYFGSKDDLLHEVYARVLRVQQERLDAFADADEPVEKRLRDAAADVVVTTIENLDDAMIFFRSMHHLGPEKSKQVRAARRHYHERFRALIEEGQEAGVFSTATPADLVVDYHFGSVHHLSTWYRPDGTLSPQQVADHLADLLLRALRP